The DNA region ACAAGTGTTATCACGGCTGTTATGAAAAACGCAATATTGGCTTGGGTGATTGTGGGAGATTGTCGCTTAATCATGGTGCCCTCCTTGCTACTTATTGCTTGAGAAATACATATAGCTGCCCATCTGCATTTTCGCAGGTCACTTTGAACTGGTACTCGCCTGGGGTTAGTCTAGTTTCTAGTTGGTCACATATTCTGTTACGGGCAGGGTTGCCTAGCCCAATAAGGCTTGAAGTATTGCCAATGAGATCAACAGAAACAGTTCCCTGCTGTGCAGAAGTGTAAACGGATAAACCAATGTCCTTGGTTGTAGCAAGTGATAGGGTATAGATTACCTTGGTCTGCCAACTTCGCCCAAGGAGATCAGCTGAGAAAATCTCTTCATACCCTGCAGGGGGGTTGTCGAGATCGCCCTCATGTATTCTATATAGCCGTTCAAACTCTGATGACTCCTTAGGCGACTCCTGATAGCCAATGGCGATCTGGCCATCAGTTTGCGGGCTAGTGAGGTATACAGAATACTTACCTGCATCCATGACAAAAGTAGCGGATGTCGCTGAGTTCCCCGTATACTGACCGACGTTGAAGTCAATCTTCCGACGATTCAGACCGAGAATTTCCGATTCACTGATGACCTCCACAGTCTTTTCACCTGCAGCATTTGACTGCATGAACAACTCAATGCTGGAGGGTACTTCCAAGTGGTTTTCGAAAAGCAGTTCATTTGATCTAGCTCTGTCACTCAAGTCAACAACAACTTTTTTAAACCTCGCTGGTATCCTAAAGCCATCGCTACTTCTGTCCATTATGTCGAACACCATCAGGGAGACGCCAATAACAATGCTCAATATGAGGATGGTATACACAGTCTTTTTCATTGAAGGACCTCACTTAATATTTCCATAGTCACCATAATACTACAACAAACTGGGGCTTCCGAGCAAGTAAGATTTTACGAGACTTTTAATATAGAATTCACATAACACCGAGGAATGGCAGAACTGGTAGCCAAGCAAGCGACATATTTGTTTGCACCACGCGTATGCGGTAAACACTAGTTCATCCCAAGAGGAAAAGTGCATCTGTACTCATCAACGCACCCGCTAACTCCTTGAACTTGGCCTAAAAAGTTATTTGGCTTTATACTCAAAACATGATTTTAAGGTAGGATCTGCTTAAAATAGCAGCTATGCTCCGACCCAGCTGGGGATGCCCGCCTATGCAGAAAGACTTATCAAGCTGTTTGAAATACCGACGAAGAAAACGATGGGAGACTCAAGTCACGGTAAACGTTCGGCAGTACATGTGATTATCGGTCTAGCCGGACAAACGCGAATTACCTTATATGACGGAGCATATCTTGGCATGGATGCAGCTGTACGCAAGCTGTTTATCAACGAACATTTATCAGACTATACACCCCATATTCAGTGATCGAAATGACCGGAATACACGACGAAAAAGGGAGTCAACGAGGATACAAGTTAGCTACCGAGGAATCGTAGAGGATACCGGAATGTTAGAAGACATCAGATTAGGATCTATTAATAAGCATGGTCTGGAACTAAGTCGCGAAATGGTTCTAACGAGCAAAATACCAAAACCTGGTGATATCCTTATCAAGGACCGAGGTTTTATCTCTAGAGAACTACTAAATGAGCTAAAGTCCGAGCGGGGATACTACTCAACAAGAACATGGAGGCCTATGAACAGGCTGTGTCTATAGCAAAGGAACAAAGTTATTGGCGTGATCACCCAAACAAAAAACGTAAGCAGCAGAAAATTGCCTTAGTGAAGACTTTAGGTTGCCATTGGCGTAGCGATGCCCCCGAAGAAGATGTCGAGCTCAATGCTTGTGTCGTTCACGACACAAAAAAGGACGAATACTCTGTGTTTGTCACGACAAACCTTAGCAGAACGACCCGGCAAATCGTAATGACCTATGAGTTAAAGGCCTGAAATAGAAGATGATTATCGCCAAATAAAGGACTTTGGAACACCGAAGATTTCAAGAGTACTCAAGTACAATTTTGTGGTGTTCCATGTCTTTATGGTACCTCTTTCCAGTTGCACAAAGGAGCCGAGAATGGCAGGCCACCACGCAGGCAAAATCCTCGCGGTGGCACTGAAGAAGTTTACCGGTAAGGGCCCTAAGAGCGTGATTATCTACTCGGGATGCCACTTTGCTATGTACGGATTTCTAGAGTCCATTGTTCTGTATGCGTCATGTAACGATGACGTACAAAGGAGCTGGGGTCTAAGAAGAGGTTTGACCACGACCAATGAAAGCAGTACAATAGGGCTAATGGACACAGCAAATGTTTGGCGCGACTACGGAGGGTCATACATGAAGAATGCTCTAGGATACGCGGTTTTGACGGGTCTTGCTATTGGGTTCTTGGTTTTTTCCTTCGCCCAGCAACGGGATTTTGTCAAGAGGATACATAACCTTGAAGAACAGCTAAACCTCCTTGTCGCGACGATGCAGAACCTGAAAAAAGAGAATCAGGCCCTGAAAACTGAACTAGAAGCGGTGGGCTATAGTCCCCTTACGGTGTACTTCATCCGGGCCACTTCCACGGATTTCCTACTGGAACCCGTAGTCAAACAGGTCCCACGGCAGAAGTGTACCCCCCAGACAGCCATGGAAGAGCTGTTAAAGGGACCAGGGTCTAGTAAGGACCTGATGCCCGGGGTGCCAAAGGGGACCAAACTTCGTCGTTTATATATAGAGGGCGATACCGCCTTTGTGGACCTAAGTGAGGAGATTATTAGGAACTTTGAAGGGGGAGCACGGCTGGAACAGATGACCCTGATGTCCATTGTCAATACGCTGACGGAGTTTGAGCAGATCAAGCGGGTCCAACTACTAGTTGAGGGCAATGTAGTGGAAACCATTGGTGGGCACATGGGCGTGTTTGAACCAGTGCGCCGTGATGCCAACATTATTATGCAGTGATTGGTATTTCGCAGGAGGATTTCAGATGGACGCCACAAAAAGACAAGAAGCACAGATAATTGGGTGTATCGAAAATGCCCTGGAGCGTTTAGATATTTCCACGGATGATGTTGAAATAGCATTGGAGGTACCAGCCGATAAGCAGTTCGGTGACTACGCGACCAATGTTGCGATGCTACTAGCAAGGGTAGTGAAGGATAAGCCCCGTCATCTTGCCGAGACCATCTGTCAACACATGGAAACAGATGGGACAAATATTCAGCGGGTGGAGGTGGCAGGTCCGGGTTTTATCAACTTCTACCTAAAAAACAGCTGGCTTCATCAGGTGTTACGGGACATCATTACCCAAGGATCAGCGTATGGTGACAGTAATATCGGATCTGGACAGCGGGTCTTACTGGAGTTTGTGAGTGCCAATCCAACGGGACCAATGAATATTGTTAATGCCCGGGCGGCGGCCGTTGGTGATTGTTTAGCGAGTATCCTCAGCAAAGCCGGATATGAGGTGGCCCGTGAGTATTATGTCAATGATGCGGGAAACCAGGCTGATCGATTCGCCCAATCCTTAGAGGTTAGGTTTCGACAGATTCTCGGAGAGGATATCCCCTTTATCGAAGATGGTTATCCCGGAGAGTATGTTACTGAACTTGCCCAAAGGGCCCTGGATGAACATTCAGAGTTGACCGAGCTGGCCGAAACGGAACGAACGGTATGGTTTAAGGTACATGGGTTAGACTACATGGTGGAGTCCCAAAGGCACGACTTAGCCGAGTTTGGGGTTAAGTTCGACTGTTGGTTTAGGGAAAGGGACCTACATGCGGCGAACAAGGTGATCGCAGTGATTGCTGCCATGGAGGAGCGCGGCCTTACCTACCGGGCCGATGATGCCCTCTGGTTTCGTTCCACCGATTTCGGTGATGACAAGGATCGGGTACTGGTTCGGGCGGACGGCACACCGACTTACTTAGCCGCGGATATTGCCTATCATTTGGATAAGTTAGAACGGGGCTATACGAGACTGATCGATATCTGGGGTCCTGATCACCATGGATACATCGCGCGGACCAAGGCGGCAATTCAGGCCCTGGGCTATGGTGATGATACACTAGAGATCATTATTTTGCAGTTAGTCCGCCTGCTACGAGGTGGGCAACAGGTGAGAATGTCAAAGCGTGCCGGGGAGTTTGTCACCATGGAGGAATTACTTGAGGAAGTCGGTAAGGATGCGGCCCGCTACTTCTTTATCATGCGTAGTCCTACAAGTCACCTGGACTTCG from Limnochordia bacterium includes:
- the argS gene encoding arginine--tRNA ligase: MDATKRQEAQIIGCIENALERLDISTDDVEIALEVPADKQFGDYATNVAMLLARVVKDKPRHLAETICQHMETDGTNIQRVEVAGPGFINFYLKNSWLHQVLRDIITQGSAYGDSNIGSGQRVLLEFVSANPTGPMNIVNARAAAVGDCLASILSKAGYEVAREYYVNDAGNQADRFAQSLEVRFRQILGEDIPFIEDGYPGEYVTELAQRALDEHSELTELAETERTVWFKVHGLDYMVESQRHDLAEFGVKFDCWFRERDLHAANKVIAVIAAMEERGLTYRADDALWFRSTDFGDDKDRVLVRADGTPTYLAADIAYHLDKLERGYTRLIDIWGPDHHGYIARTKAAIQALGYGDDTLEIIILQLVRLLRGGQQVRMSKRAGEFVTMEELLEEVGKDAARYFFIMRSPTSHLDFDLDLAKEQSQNNPVYYIQYAHARICSLLKEVTALPDCSLALGEDELSSEYEVELLKKLSQYPMEVEMAALRREPHRIPRYAHEVAALFHSFYSHCRVLGDSQQEARLLLVMAVKEVLANTLKLMGISAPTSM
- a CDS encoding GerMN domain-containing protein, with amino-acid sequence MAGHHAGKILAVALKKFTGKGPKSVIIYSGCHFAMYGFLESIVLYASCNDDVQRSWGLRRGLTTTNESSTIGLMDTANVWRDYGGSYMKNALGYAVLTGLAIGFLVFSFAQQRDFVKRIHNLEEQLNLLVATMQNLKKENQALKTELEAVGYSPLTVYFIRATSTDFLLEPVVKQVPRQKCTPQTAMEELLKGPGSSKDLMPGVPKGTKLRRLYIEGDTAFVDLSEEIIRNFEGGARLEQMTLMSIVNTLTEFEQIKRVQLLVEGNVVETIGGHMGVFEPVRRDANIIMQ